The Phoenix dactylifera cultivar Barhee BC4 chromosome 12, palm_55x_up_171113_PBpolish2nd_filt_p, whole genome shotgun sequence genome includes the window GGATTACACAGCATAAGTTAACCTCGAAACACGACACAAGGATACCACACCTAGTTTATTTAATACAGGACTGCATTATTTCTCCCCCAGAGGAGCCTCTCCCTCACTCCTTGCTCACCATCACGATCTTCTCCCCACTCGGAACCGAGTCACCGGCAGTCGCCGCCACTGCCACCACCGCGGACTTCTCCGCGGTCCAAATCGACGGGCCATAGACGTCAAGATCAGCATCCGGTGAAAGCACAAGGACATATTCCCCATACTGTGGTTGCACACCGCTGCTCCACAGCGTCTCTCCTCCCATGTACTTGATACTGAACTCTCCGGTGGCCCCCAGAGTCACGAAGCAATCACGCAGATTGTTGCTCGTGTTTGTGTACCACAGAACCCTCTTGGTGCTGGTGTCGGACAAAGTCAAGTTGCAGTTGTCCTCCAAGGCCAACTTGTAGACGCTGTTCACGATGGTGGTTCCGATGGGCGCGACGTCGCCCGTCCACAGCACGGAGTCGTTCACGGCAGGCCAACCGTATCCATCGCTCCTCAGTTCGGCAGATTGGGAGGGGATCGACCATATCACCGGGCCATAAACACGAAGGCCCCCATCGTATTCGAGAACGAGAACGTAGCTCCCATCGACCGAGGTGCTGCCGCTAGTCCAAATAGGGGAGCTAACTGGAATAAATAGAGGGTAACCATGGATGATTAGCTCACCATTGGACTCCAGGGTGAGGAAGCAGTTGCTTCCCTTGCCGTAGGTGCCGCTGGCCCAGATGGGCTCGTTGCCATCGTAGACCACTAGATTGCAGTCCTTCTGCATGACCAGAGAGTATTGCCTGTAGGTGAGGCTCTCGCCGGAAAGGAGTTTGCCGCCCGACTCGGAGTAGAGGACGTTGCCCGCCATGCCGGGCCAGGCAAGGAGAGCGAACATGGTGTAAAAGGTGAGCAAGGTTAGCGAGAGTTGGGTCGCCATTGGATGAGGGCCCTTTGTTCTGGTTACAACTTCTGTGTATGGAGGCGGACTCTATTTGATAGCAgagaaatcaaaataaaaaaggatgcggaattttttttttatttgaaggtAGGTGAGGTAATACCACCCGGCTTTTGTTGACGATGAGTAAGATGCGGAAACTAATTAATAGCCGTTCCGTGCACAGCAGCACAGCACAGGACACATTAATTTTAGTCCTTGTATAAATGCAGTTAAGTAAACTTGCGCTGCATGATAAGCACGAGTTAAACTAATTATGATTCTACCTAACTCTGATTCTTTATAAAAGCTGGGCGGCTTTTTTTAgactccctttcaatcaaaaaaaaataaaaaataaaacgtGTTCCTCGAAGGTCTTACTTGACATGATGAACCGGTGACCAAAAatcagaataaaaaaaaagatgtggatttttcttttttgatggtACGTACAACCATTCGATTTTTTTATTGGAGATAGTGAAATGCGGAAAAACTTAATTAATCTTAGTCGGTTGGATTAATTTTAGTCAGTTGGCTAGACATGTGTTGCGTGATTAGCTCAACTGGTTACTGTCATTAGTCTCATTCCACGTGATTAGATTTTGCCATGCCCTTTGGGACACGGGACTGGCCAAAAATTTATATAAGAATGCCCGTTGAGGTCGAGGCCCTGATGCTAACCATACGTAACACTGTGAATTGTCTGGATTCGTTACATTTGAAAAATTGTAATGATTTTTTAGTTTATATCTAAAACTAGGTTTGTCTAATTTCTTCTATCCGTAATTTTGCAAGTTGAATAGAAATCGTGACTTATTTAGAATGGCAACTTTCCGTTTTGATAAAAAGTTACGGatcattttgaaaaaaaaaaaaagttaatgcTACGTCTCTCTCTCCCTGTCTCAATTTATGACCGCTGTCAACAGCCTTCTACCTTCTAGACTATAAAATACAAAGAAATGTTGTTATTTGAGTCCAAACTCTTATCCTTTTGCCGTGTGaaggatggagaagaggaagctaACGATAAAATGTAATCTAATTTACCAATTCCTTAGCCTTTTAGTTAGTCCAATTGCATTCTGTGCAGCAAAGCCAatatctaattagattagagctCAATATTTGCTCTTGGGATCCATGCTTGAGCTATTATATTCCTTGAAACGTGCTCAAGCTGAGTCCAATGTGCACGCCCATTGTAAATCCACTTGACAATAAAGTCTATGACTCTTGGTTTGGGAACCAAGCTAGTCCTTTAGTAAAAGCCTAGAACACCGAGTAACAAATCAACAGACCGATTCTCTCGTCTTCACTGCTCGCTTTAACATTTGCATGTAAAAATATAAATGTACTACGCTGCAACGAACTTTGAAACGTTATGAAGTGACAGTACGCTTTCATTTTAAATATAGCTAATAAATATCTTGAGCAATATTAACGTTCCGTCTTTATTGCAATCAACCACTTGGTGGAAGCAACGTTTAACAACTTGCCGGTTTCATGAAACACGAACGTGCCCGCACGCATGCCTCTCACATTTTGGAGGTCACATTCAACCCATCAAATCTTACCAGAAACGTTTTGAAGACGTAACTTTCTCCACCAAGTGCTAAAAGTGATGGCATAATAATGTTTCAGAAGGCCAGATGGATCAGGCTTGAGCAAATCCATGGTGTCCTAATAATGGTAGCCTGTCACATTAGAAGGCCAGGTGCAATCTCTAGGTAGCATGTCACCATCGCAAGGCAATGTTCCTTATCCTGACGCTTAaaataagagctttcaaatctgcGTCCATGCCATTGATGCCCGCGCCAAGAGGGCAGGGATCACACCGACAAGAGGTGCAGCTGAGGGTAATAATTATAGCACAATTTTGTATATATCCAGCTCCACATCTGCACAAATTTGGATAAGTATGTTTCTGTCGAATAGCGCTCTTCTACAAACATGGAAACGTAGGACCACTAGAAATGAGAGATGacaaagaaaattttcagtttactgatttaaatttaaattattgaaATATACTATTTCCGATGAACCAAACCCGTTGTCGGATTTGAAGACTAGAAAAAGTGGGGCCGGGCTCCGTTcatccatgttttttttttggatgggaGAGGGATTTGATCTTGTTCCACCTACTCGAGTTCAAATAAAGAACAGAAAATTCAACTCAATCAgtctctcatatttttttttggggtgcaATCAAGCTTAGTTAAATCAAATAGTTAGAGACTCGAGTTTAACTCGATTCATAATATTCGAGCTTAAAactcgactcgagatcgatatCTACACAACTTCCGATCTGTATGTTTCTGCTGAGTAGTGCTCTTCTACAAATATGGAAACATAGAACCACTAGAAATATTCAGTACACGCTTTTCCACTTGATTGTCCAATATAACATGTGCCATAGATCAAGAAAACCAAATTAAAGTTGAGGTCACATTATAGAGTTGCTAAATAtcattgttcttttctttttcaagatTAGGAGGGTCTAAATATCATTCGATTCTAGAGAACGGATTCCAAATGAACTCAAATCCTCACCCCCTTATCCAAATGATAAGGGTGATACCATGTTAGCAAATACTTGGTGACTAAATTCTGTTATCACTCATCGTAGTTAGTAGGAACCGCTACCTAATCATGTGCCTTAACAAATGAAAGCACATCAAAAACTTGGACAGTAAGAATTTCTAAACCCAAACTCTGAAGTACCACCTGGATGACTCTTCTCATACAATCATCTTTGCTTTGCTAGAAGCTGTCATTCTAAATTACATATTTACTCTGTGTTTAGTTGGGGTCATGAGAGAGAGAACGGATGAAAAGAAAGGATTGCCCATGTATCTTGGGTCATGAGAGGAAGGATGGATGGAGCATGTAAAAGATTCTATGTTGACAAAATTGTTCCTTTTTTTCTGGATAAAATCTCAACATTTTTTCGCTCTTTATTATCAAAAGATAGTTtagtaaaaatattatataaatatcatcCATCCTCTCTTTCATTTTAtttatacaaaataaaggacaGAAACATTCCCATCTGTCTTTTCATGTTCACCCAAACATTTGGAGGATAGATGAAAGATCAATCCATCCTCTCTCTGATCCATCCTTCCTTCCCTAGCCAAGAAGAAAACTACACTTTAGTCCTATTGATGCTCCCTCAATGGAAAAACATGAGAAAAGTACAATTCATTAACTGGATGTGCATTCAGCAAATTTACAACATAAACTGAACGGCCACAAACCTGACACATCCCGAACTCTAGTATACTCTCAACCATAAGCCGGACATGTTGGGACTTGGCAAGCAGAACGCAAGCCCAAAATATTAGAAGTTCGAGATATCTGCAAGAAAAATATGGCATCGCATCTTGTCATTGGTCACTGG containing:
- the LOC103713140 gene encoding mannose-specific lectin 1-like, with the protein product MAGNVLYSESGGKLLSGESLTYRQYSLVMQKDCNLVVYDGNEPIWASGTYGKGSNCFLTLESNGELIIHGYPLFIPVSSPIWTSGSTSVDGSYVLVLEYDGGLRVYGPVIWSIPSQSAELRSDGYGWPAVNDSVLWTGDVAPIGTTIVNSVYKLALEDNCNLTLSDTSTKRVLWYTNTSNNLRDCFVTLGATGEFSIKYMGGETLWSSGVQPQYGEYVLVLSPDADLDVYGPSIWTAEKSAVVAVAATAGDSVPSGEKIVMVSKE